A stretch of Neisseria subflava DNA encodes these proteins:
- a CDS encoding methyltransferase: MPHTIPTNRSDIEWRTESTQKPPKQAVYIQEAGAAEILKNAHAQTATVWTGDFHNAKQVLSAMKKRIRRPSEKKKDAPANIQTAFHAHRMKQAQQSRLLNMLAVEIQPNFQLDNARAPDIYAALRDVYDTPNDKPFLLPLNQLLGFIGAHEWHKKGIDIPQLDGKIHVPFGVFSPLRGEYLDLIAQAPLAPNIQTAFDIGTGSGVIAAILAKRGIPDIIATDTNPKAIACATANLERLGLDKAVSIQSIDLFPETCADLIVCNPPWLPAKPTSAIETALYDPNHAMLTAFLNGVRQHLNPNGEAWLIISDLAEHLHLRDKDFLNQYFQTASLNVVDILKTKPQHKKAIDESDPLAFARNKETTYLYRLKAI, from the coding sequence ATGCCCCACACCATCCCTACCAACCGTTCCGACATCGAATGGCGCACCGAAAGCACACAAAAACCGCCTAAACAGGCGGTTTACATACAAGAAGCAGGTGCAGCAGAAATCTTAAAAAATGCCCACGCGCAAACTGCAACCGTTTGGACTGGCGATTTTCACAATGCCAAGCAAGTCTTATCTGCAATGAAAAAACGTATCCGCAGGCCGTCTGAAAAAAAGAAAGACGCACCTGCCAATATTCAGACGGCCTTTCACGCCCACCGTATGAAACAGGCGCAGCAAAGCCGTTTGCTCAATATGCTTGCCGTTGAAATCCAACCGAATTTTCAACTGGACAATGCGCGTGCACCCGATATCTACGCCGCCCTTCGCGATGTTTACGACACACCTAACGACAAGCCATTTCTTTTGCCGCTAAATCAACTGCTAGGCTTTATAGGTGCACACGAATGGCACAAAAAAGGTATAGACATTCCGCAGCTAGATGGAAAAATCCATGTTCCTTTCGGCGTATTCTCTCCACTGCGTGGCGAATATTTGGATTTAATCGCCCAAGCGCCACTCGCTCCCAATATTCAGACGGCCTTTGACATCGGCACCGGCTCAGGTGTTATTGCCGCAATTTTGGCCAAGCGAGGCATACCCGACATCATTGCCACAGACACCAACCCAAAAGCAATAGCCTGCGCCACAGCAAACCTCGAACGCCTAGGCTTGGATAAAGCTGTCAGTATTCAATCGATTGATTTATTTCCCGAAACTTGCGCCGACCTTATCGTCTGCAATCCGCCTTGGCTGCCGGCAAAACCGACCTCCGCTATTGAGACTGCCCTTTACGATCCCAATCATGCCATGCTGACCGCGTTCCTCAACGGCGTACGCCAGCACTTAAATCCAAACGGCGAAGCCTGGTTGATTATTTCCGACTTGGCAGAACACTTACATTTGCGCGACAAAGACTTTCTAAACCAATACTTTCAGACGGCCTCACTCAATGTAGTCGATATTTTGAAAACCAAACCGCAACACAAAAAAGCAATAGATGAATCCGATCCTTTGGCGTTTGCCAGAAACAAGGAAACCACTTATCTATACCGTTTGAAAGCGATATAA